A region from the Kineothrix sp. IPX-CK genome encodes:
- a CDS encoding peptidoglycan-binding domain-containing protein, producing MPVNIIHSAQQGPLNNTYAGGLKVSVTSTLGPLPVQGATVSISYTGMSDSIIETLDTDESGQTEEIELPAPPLEYSLEPESNRPYSEYDIQVNAPGYEPILIAGTQILPDTLALQPIEMIPVDIEGTEEEIVIPYHTLYGEYPPKIPEDEIKPMAETGEIVLSRVVIPEFVVVHDGVPSDSSAPNYYVRYKDYIKNVASSEIYATWPESSIYANILCIMSVTLNRVYTEWYRNQGYNFTITSSTAYDQKWMKGRNIYDNIDYLVDTVFANYLSRPGVRQPIFTSFCDGSRVTCNGLSQWGSKYLGDEGYTAIEIIHNYFGNDMYINTAESVAGVPASWPGYNLTVGSSGESVLQIQQQLNRIGQNYPAIPGITADGIYGPQTAEAVRIFQGIFNIPQSGIVDYPTWYQISNIYVGVTRMGEPG from the coding sequence ATGCCTGTAAATATTATACATTCAGCGCAGCAGGGGCCGCTAAACAATACGTATGCCGGGGGGTTGAAAGTAAGCGTGACCTCCACGCTGGGACCGCTCCCCGTTCAGGGCGCTACAGTTTCGATTTCATATACCGGAATGAGCGATTCCATTATAGAAACTTTGGATACGGATGAATCGGGACAAACCGAAGAGATAGAACTTCCGGCACCTCCGCTGGAATATAGCCTGGAACCGGAAAGCAACCGCCCTTATTCCGAGTATGACATTCAAGTAAATGCACCCGGATATGAGCCTATTTTAATAGCGGGAACCCAGATATTACCGGATACTTTGGCATTACAGCCGATCGAGATGATTCCTGTGGACATTGAAGGAACGGAAGAGGAGATAGTAATTCCTTACCATACCTTGTACGGAGAATATCCGCCTAAAATACCGGAGGATGAAATTAAGCCGATGGCTGAAACGGGGGAAATTGTACTTAGCAGGGTGGTAATTCCTGAGTTCGTGGTTGTCCATGACGGCGTACCTTCCGACTCTTCCGCCCCGAATTATTACGTCAGATATAAAGACTATATCAAGAACGTAGCTTCTTCCGAAATCTATGCTACATGGCCGGAAAGTTCGATTTACGCGAATATTTTATGTATTATGTCGGTGACGCTCAACAGAGTATATACCGAGTGGTACAGGAATCAGGGCTATAATTTTACAATTACGTCATCTACTGCCTATGATCAAAAGTGGATGAAGGGAAGAAATATCTATGATAATATCGATTATCTTGTAGATACTGTTTTCGCCAATTATTTATCCCGGCCCGGGGTCAGACAGCCGATCTTCACTTCTTTTTGTGACGGCAGCCGCGTGACCTGCAACGGACTTAGCCAGTGGGGGTCGAAGTATTTGGGAGATGAAGGATATACGGCGATTGAAATAATCCATAATTATTTTGGAAATGATATGTATATCAATACAGCGGAAAGCGTTGCGGGTGTGCCGGCCTCGTGGCCGGGATACAATTTGACGGTCGGTTCCAGCGGGGAGTCTGTGCTTCAGATCCAGCAGCAATTGAACCGCATAGGGCAGAATTATCCTGCGATACCGGGGATAACGGCGGATGGGATTTATGGGCCGCAGACGGCCGAGGCGGTAAGGATATTTCAGGGAATTTTCAACATTCCGCAATCGGGGATCGTGGATTATCCTACGTGGTATCAGATATCCAATATTTATGTGGGTGTAACGCGGATGGGAGAACCGGGGTAG
- the htpG gene encoding molecular chaperone HtpG, whose amino-acid sequence MAAKHGSLSINSDNIFPIIKKWLYSDHDIFMRELISNGCDAITKLKKLEMMGECTLPGDYKAKIQILVNPEEKTLKFIDNGIGMTAEEVEEYINQIAFSGATDFFEKYKDKTNEDQIIGHFGLGFYSAFMVADQVHIDTLSYKEGAVPVHWECDGGTEFDMEEGTRTEVGTEITLFINEDCLEFCNEYKAREIIKKYCSFMPTEIYLSKENTTETQIIKADEKLDTDTVLEEIVKEKEEDEQKLKIAKRPELLNETNPLWARHPNECTKEEYLEFYRKVFQDYKEPLFWIHLNMDYPFNLKGILYFPKINTEYESIEGTIKLYNNQVFIADNIKEVIPEFLLLLKGVIDSPDLPLNVSRSALQNDGFVKKISDYITKKVADKLAGMCKTDKEEYEKYWDDISPFIKFGCLKDDKFCEKMTDYILFKDLDGKYLTLPECLEVNKIDTEDAVDENGDKVEAEVVDEDGNKAETDILDEDGNVVDENADTEEEKKEKIIYYVTDEKQQSQYINMFKNAKMDAVILTHNIDQPFISQLEAKNEGIKFQRIDADITDTLRAKTSKKAEKEMEEQAEDIAKIMKKALKKDALTVKIEKLKNKKISSMVTISEESRRMQDMMKMYSMPGMDMGMFGKEGETLILNANHPLVQYVLDNKEGDNVKMICEQLYDLAMIQNAPLEPEAMTKFIVRSNDIMMLLTK is encoded by the coding sequence ATGGCAGCAAAACACGGTAGTTTATCAATCAATAGCGATAATATTTTCCCGATTATCAAGAAATGGCTGTATTCCGATCATGATATTTTTATGAGGGAACTTATTTCTAACGGATGTGATGCGATTACTAAGCTGAAGAAGTTGGAGATGATGGGGGAATGTACTTTGCCTGGCGATTATAAGGCAAAGATACAGATATTGGTGAATCCCGAAGAAAAGACTTTGAAATTTATCGATAACGGTATAGGAATGACGGCCGAAGAGGTAGAAGAATACATCAACCAGATCGCTTTTTCCGGCGCGACGGACTTTTTTGAAAAATATAAGGATAAGACGAATGAGGACCAGATCATCGGACATTTCGGTTTGGGCTTTTATTCTGCGTTCATGGTGGCGGATCAGGTTCATATCGATACCCTTTCTTATAAAGAGGGCGCCGTTCCCGTTCACTGGGAATGCGACGGCGGTACGGAATTCGATATGGAAGAGGGAACGAGAACAGAAGTAGGTACGGAGATTACTTTGTTTATCAACGAAGACTGCCTCGAGTTCTGCAACGAATATAAGGCGAGGGAGATTATCAAGAAATACTGTTCCTTCATGCCTACGGAAATTTACCTGTCAAAAGAAAATACTACCGAAACCCAGATCATCAAAGCTGACGAAAAGTTGGATACGGACACCGTATTGGAAGAAATCGTCAAGGAAAAGGAAGAGGATGAGCAGAAGCTTAAAATTGCCAAAAGGCCGGAGCTTCTGAACGAGACCAACCCTCTTTGGGCAAGACATCCCAATGAGTGTACAAAAGAGGAATATCTGGAATTCTACCGCAAGGTATTTCAGGATTACAAGGAGCCGTTGTTCTGGATACATCTGAATATGGATTATCCCTTTAATTTAAAGGGAATTCTCTATTTCCCGAAGATCAACACGGAATATGAATCCATCGAGGGCACCATTAAACTATACAATAACCAGGTATTTATCGCGGATAATATCAAGGAGGTCATTCCGGAGTTTCTGCTTTTATTAAAGGGCGTGATCGATTCTCCGGACTTGCCGCTTAACGTTTCCAGAAGCGCGCTTCAAAACGACGGCTTCGTGAAGAAGATTTCCGACTACATCACGAAGAAGGTTGCGGATAAGCTGGCTGGAATGTGCAAGACGGATAAAGAAGAATATGAAAAGTATTGGGATGATATCAGCCCGTTCATCAAATTTGGCTGTTTAAAAGACGACAAATTCTGTGAAAAGATGACGGATTACATTCTCTTTAAGGATTTGGACGGAAAGTACCTGACTCTGCCCGAGTGTCTGGAGGTCAACAAAATAGACACAGAGGATGCCGTAGATGAGAATGGCGACAAGGTGGAAGCCGAAGTTGTAGACGAAGACGGCAATAAGGCGGAGACCGATATCTTAGACGAAGATGGTAACGTAGTGGATGAAAACGCCGATACGGAAGAAGAGAAGAAAGAAAAAATCATCTACTATGTAACGGATGAAAAGCAGCAGAGCCAGTACATCAATATGTTTAAGAATGCAAAAATGGACGCTGTCATTTTGACACATAACATCGATCAGCCCTTTATCTCCCAGCTGGAAGCGAAAAATGAAGGAATCAAGTTCCAGCGTATCGATGCGGATATCACGGATACGCTCAGGGCGAAGACTTCCAAAAAAGCGGAAAAAGAAATGGAAGAGCAGGCTGAGGATATAGCGAAGATCATGAAGAAGGCCTTGAAAAAGGACGCCCTGACCGTGAAGATAGAAAAGCTGAAAAACAAAAAGATTTCTTCCATGGTTACGATATCTGAGGAAAGCAGGCGTATGCAGGATATGATGAAGATGTATTCCATGCCGGGTATGGATATGGGTATGTTCGGCAAGGAAGGAGAAACTCTGATTCTTAATGCGAACCATCCTTTGGTGCAGTATGTGCTGGATAACAAAGAGGGTGATAATGTAAAGATGATCTGCGAGCAGCTCTATGATTTGGCGATGATTCAGAACGCGCCTCTCGAACCGGAAGCGATGACTAAATTTATTGTGAGAAGCAATGACATCATGATGCTTCTTACGAAATAA
- a CDS encoding peptidylprolyl isomerase, with the protein MSEKQSWKRAAAVLLMICLAGLASACGNKDENGTKVVLTTGFSKDEIFRIETISCKLPEIMVYLTNSQNQYEGVFGSSIWDADIEGTTLEQNVKDTALARIAQIKTMNLLAEQHGVELSEQEMEQVAEAAGIYYNSLNDKEKELMGVTEETISTLYSEYALANKVYSYIIKDINPEISDDEARTITVQHILIKTYALDGTGAKIEYTQTAKDDAYAKAQEVLKLAQEGTDFEELIEKYSEDNKGTYSFGKGDMEKSFEDAAFNLETGEISSIVETEYGYHIIKCISTFNREETDANKVKIVEERKTEVFGQEYDTFVGTLTRNLNESLWNSVTFIHDPEVKTSSFFDIYGQYFKE; encoded by the coding sequence ATGAGTGAAAAACAATCATGGAAACGGGCAGCGGCAGTACTTCTGATGATATGTCTTGCCGGACTGGCCAGCGCCTGCGGCAATAAGGATGAGAATGGAACGAAGGTCGTTCTGACTACCGGTTTTAGCAAGGACGAGATATTTCGCATAGAGACAATTTCCTGCAAGCTGCCTGAAATCATGGTGTATCTTACCAATTCACAGAACCAGTACGAAGGAGTTTTCGGCTCCAGTATATGGGACGCGGATATCGAGGGAACGACCTTGGAGCAGAATGTGAAGGATACCGCTTTGGCGCGTATTGCCCAGATCAAGACGATGAATCTTCTGGCGGAGCAGCACGGAGTGGAGCTGTCGGAGCAGGAGATGGAGCAGGTGGCGGAAGCGGCCGGAATATATTATAATTCCCTCAATGATAAAGAAAAGGAATTGATGGGGGTGACGGAAGAGACGATCTCCACTCTATATTCCGAATATGCGCTGGCGAACAAGGTTTACAGCTATATCATCAAGGATATCAATCCTGAAATCAGTGACGATGAGGCGAGAACGATTACTGTTCAGCATATTCTGATCAAAACATATGCGCTGGATGGAACAGGAGCAAAAATTGAATATACGCAGACAGCCAAGGACGATGCTTATGCGAAAGCGCAGGAGGTTCTAAAGCTCGCGCAGGAGGGAACCGATTTCGAGGAGCTGATCGAGAAATACAGCGAAGACAACAAGGGGACATATTCCTTCGGCAAAGGGGATATGGAGAAAAGCTTCGAGGATGCGGCGTTCAATCTGGAGACAGGAGAGATCAGCAGCATCGTAGAAACAGAATATGGATACCATATCATTAAATGTATAAGCACCTTCAACCGTGAAGAGACCGATGCGAATAAGGTGAAAATCGTAGAGGAGCGCAAGACGGAGGTGTTCGGTCAGGAATACGATACCTTTGTCGGCACGCTGACGAGGAATCTGAACGAAAGCCTTTGGAACAGCGTGACATTCATTCATGATCCTGAGGTAAAGACCTCCAGCTTTTTTGACATATACGGGCAGTATTTTAAAGAATAG
- a CDS encoding NAD(P)/FAD-dependent oxidoreductase gives MEKDYDVIIIGAGPGGIFCAYELINKNKDLKVLVVEKGRSIEKRNCPKRVTKQCVGCKPCSITTGFAGAGAFSDGKLSLSPDVGGNLPAILGYDETLKLIGESDRVYLEFGADESVYGADKEKEIRKIRRKAINANLKLIECPIRHLGTEEGYKIYSKLQHHLEKEGVHLMFNTMVEQILIEEGKAVGIVTDKGESYYAREIVSAVGREGADWFKDKCDEIGIETTPGTVDIGVRVEVRDEVMQFLNENLYEAKLVLYTPTFDDKVRTFCTNPSGEVATEYYEGGLAVVNGHAYKSKEFKTNNTNFAILVSKNFTKPFKTPIEYGKQIAQLSNMLCGGRIMVQTFGDFKRGRRTTEERLCRNNLIPTLKDAVPGDLSLVFPHRIMVDIQEMLEALDKVTPGIASDETLLYGVEVKFYSNKVVVDKNFETSVKGLRAIGDGAGVTRGLQQASANGISVARSILKGMEI, from the coding sequence ATGGAAAAAGATTATGATGTGATTATAATAGGCGCCGGCCCGGGGGGAATTTTCTGCGCTTATGAGCTGATTAATAAAAATAAGGACTTAAAGGTTCTGGTGGTGGAAAAGGGGCGCTCTATCGAGAAGAGAAACTGCCCCAAGCGTGTGACCAAGCAGTGCGTAGGGTGTAAGCCTTGCTCCATTACAACAGGCTTTGCGGGTGCGGGAGCATTTTCCGATGGAAAGCTGTCTTTATCTCCTGATGTGGGCGGCAATCTTCCGGCCATTCTGGGTTATGACGAGACGCTGAAACTTATCGGAGAATCGGACAGGGTTTACCTGGAATTCGGTGCGGATGAAAGCGTGTACGGCGCGGACAAGGAAAAAGAGATCCGTAAAATAAGAAGAAAAGCCATCAATGCGAATTTAAAGCTGATAGAGTGTCCGATCCGTCACCTTGGCACGGAGGAGGGGTATAAGATTTATTCCAAGCTGCAGCACCATCTGGAGAAGGAAGGTGTCCATCTGATGTTCAATACGATGGTGGAACAGATTCTCATAGAGGAGGGCAAGGCGGTAGGAATCGTCACCGATAAGGGTGAATCCTATTATGCGAGGGAAATCGTTTCGGCTGTAGGCCGGGAGGGTGCGGACTGGTTCAAGGACAAGTGCGATGAGATCGGCATCGAAACGACCCCTGGAACGGTGGATATCGGTGTTCGCGTGGAAGTACGCGACGAAGTGATGCAGTTTTTGAACGAGAATCTGTACGAAGCCAAGTTGGTTTTATATACACCTACCTTCGATGACAAGGTGAGGACCTTCTGTACAAATCCCTCAGGAGAAGTTGCGACGGAATATTATGAGGGCGGACTTGCAGTGGTAAACGGACATGCATATAAATCGAAAGAATTTAAGACTAACAATACGAACTTTGCCATTCTCGTATCCAAGAATTTTACGAAGCCTTTCAAGACTCCTATCGAATACGGCAAGCAGATTGCACAGTTGTCCAATATGCTCTGTGGCGGGAGGATTATGGTACAGACTTTCGGAGATTTCAAACGGGGCAGGAGGACTACCGAGGAGAGGCTTTGCAGAAACAACTTGATTCCTACGCTGAAGGATGCGGTGCCGGGAGATTTGTCACTGGTATTCCCCCACAGAATCATGGTGGATATTCAAGAGATGCTGGAAGCGCTGGATAAGGTGACTCCGGGAATCGCTTCGGATGAGACTCTGCTTTACGGCGTAGAGGTGAAATTCTATTCCAATAAGGTAGTAGTGGATAAGAACTTTGAAACGAGCGTGAAGGGGCTTCGCGCTATCGGCGACGGGGCCGGTGTGACGCGCGGATTACAGCAGGCCTCGGCCAATGGAATCAGTGTGGCAAGAAGTATATTGAAGGGAATGGAAATATAG
- a CDS encoding SMC family ATPase, whose protein sequence is MKPEILIISGWGPYRDKVEVDFTRLEERGLFLITGATGAGKTTLFDAITYALYGYMSGEMREKNSVRSDFAGADTATFVELLMRHGGKEYRIVRNPEYLRPKRRQSGSGEFTKEKENAVLYMPDGSVIQGSSEVNRKLQEILVLDYRQYKQISMIAQGEFAKLLVASPAEKTKIFREIFATAVYDRFAGILRGRSNELYKQVMEYRHRMEEDVHMLSSSETEDNEELSALLSAESYRYDKIIDCLGEAFSRHAEAFSQAKKAYIAVEKEITALMEEISLGEQINDMLIKLEKEQETIRILKESQREIDRKAQELKKARAAAGLNGEYIGSENEKKLLTSLLQKQQEEKKELENLTGKREKLSPLYDKKDKITTAYEDRNAYEEKKMLLREVVEQKEKKQAELYNLQKEYMEKEAAAEEQKEAYEAADKIYKRAAVGIAARLLKEGEPCPVCGSLDHPRIAEITENIPDEEKLKALRDNYQRANQSLMGIHGKASSCKGEVQGRLEQEENVKRQIKEISAALDGTEKDVLEVVDKMPYSEYEKTVVLYQRLQVQMEERAAALGKMEHEIILQRKRVKEAEDSFEEKHKAAGFPDLQSFKQSVRSSVQIELLENEINDYHRRLEASERLISHLKEETRGKKSGDMGILKEALKEKREERQSAISLQNKWNYRLQEVKKIKKSLQEKQERLQRLNREYGMVKDLDNMASGNNPKRLVFEQYVLAGYFEEILRAANIRLSRMTGGRFELSRAEEVSDGRTKDNLEMQVFDYYTGKSRSVKTLSGGEAFKASLSLALGMSDVVQSYSGGIRVETLFIDEGFGSLDAQSLEQACQTLMSLVEKDRLIGIISHVPELAEKIEKQIVVTKTNVGSSIKVVV, encoded by the coding sequence ATGAAACCTGAGATTCTGATCATTTCCGGCTGGGGACCGTATAGGGACAAGGTGGAGGTAGACTTTACCCGGTTGGAGGAGAGAGGGCTTTTCCTTATTACAGGTGCTACCGGTGCGGGAAAGACGACACTTTTCGATGCGATTACCTATGCTCTCTACGGGTATATGAGTGGGGAGATGAGGGAAAAGAACAGTGTGCGCAGCGATTTTGCGGGCGCTGATACCGCTACCTTCGTGGAGCTTTTGATGCGGCATGGAGGTAAGGAATACCGCATCGTGCGCAATCCCGAATACCTTCGTCCTAAGAGGAGACAGAGCGGAAGCGGAGAGTTTACTAAGGAAAAGGAGAACGCGGTACTGTATATGCCTGATGGCAGCGTGATACAGGGAAGCAGTGAGGTGAACCGGAAGCTGCAGGAAATCCTCGTGCTGGATTACCGCCAGTACAAGCAGATTTCAATGATTGCCCAGGGGGAGTTCGCAAAGCTTCTTGTGGCATCTCCTGCAGAAAAGACGAAAATCTTCAGGGAGATATTCGCTACTGCTGTATACGATAGATTTGCTGGAATCCTGCGCGGCCGCTCCAATGAGCTGTACAAGCAAGTGATGGAATACAGGCACCGCATGGAGGAGGATGTTCATATGCTCTCCTCAAGTGAAACGGAAGATAATGAGGAGCTTTCCGCCCTTTTATCGGCAGAAAGCTATCGCTATGATAAGATCATCGACTGCCTGGGAGAAGCGTTTTCCAGGCATGCGGAGGCATTTTCACAGGCGAAAAAGGCATATATAGCCGTGGAGAAGGAAATTACTGCCCTGATGGAAGAGATAAGCCTTGGGGAGCAAATAAATGATATGCTTATTAAGCTGGAGAAGGAGCAGGAAACTATCCGCATCTTGAAGGAAAGCCAGAGGGAAATCGATAGAAAAGCGCAGGAGCTGAAAAAAGCAAGGGCGGCTGCCGGGCTTAACGGAGAGTATATTGGAAGCGAAAATGAAAAGAAGCTGTTAACGTCCTTGCTCCAGAAGCAGCAGGAGGAAAAAAAGGAGCTGGAAAATCTCACAGGCAAAAGAGAAAAACTGAGCCCTCTTTATGATAAAAAGGATAAGATAACTACGGCTTACGAAGATAGAAATGCCTATGAAGAGAAAAAGATGCTTTTGCGGGAAGTAGTGGAGCAGAAGGAGAAAAAGCAAGCGGAGTTATATAATCTTCAAAAGGAATATATGGAAAAAGAAGCGGCGGCGGAAGAACAAAAAGAAGCGTATGAAGCAGCGGATAAGATTTACAAGCGGGCGGCGGTGGGCATTGCGGCAAGGCTTCTGAAGGAAGGTGAGCCTTGTCCGGTCTGCGGTTCTCTCGACCATCCCCGTATCGCTGAAATCACGGAAAATATTCCTGATGAAGAAAAGCTGAAAGCTCTCAGGGATAACTATCAAAGGGCTAATCAAAGCCTTATGGGAATTCATGGAAAGGCCTCTTCCTGCAAAGGAGAAGTGCAGGGGAGATTAGAGCAGGAAGAGAATGTGAAGAGGCAGATAAAGGAGATTTCCGCCGCACTGGATGGGACGGAGAAGGACGTTCTGGAAGTGGTGGATAAAATGCCATATTCAGAATATGAAAAAACTGTTGTCCTGTATCAAAGACTTCAGGTACAGATGGAGGAAAGGGCGGCAGCGCTTGGAAAGATGGAACATGAAATCATCCTCCAGAGAAAGAGGGTGAAGGAAGCGGAAGACTCTTTTGAAGAAAAGCATAAAGCAGCGGGCTTTCCGGATCTTCAAAGCTTTAAGCAGAGCGTAAGAAGCAGCGTACAAATAGAACTTCTGGAAAATGAAATCAACGATTATCATAGAAGACTGGAGGCTTCGGAGCGCCTGATCTCTCATCTTAAGGAGGAGACCAGGGGCAAAAAGAGCGGGGATATGGGGATACTTAAAGAGGCGCTGAAAGAGAAACGGGAAGAAAGACAATCAGCGATTTCCTTGCAGAATAAGTGGAATTACCGCTTACAGGAGGTAAAAAAGATCAAGAAGTCCCTTCAGGAGAAGCAGGAGCGCCTTCAAAGGCTGAACAGGGAATACGGAATGGTAAAGGATCTGGACAATATGGCCTCAGGCAACAATCCAAAGCGGCTTGTTTTCGAGCAATATGTACTGGCGGGATATTTCGAAGAAATCCTGCGGGCGGCAAATATCAGGCTTTCCAGGATGACGGGCGGTCGCTTTGAACTTTCCAGAGCGGAAGAAGTGAGCGACGGAAGAACGAAGGATAATCTGGAAATGCAGGTGTTCGATTATTATACGGGAAAATCTCGTTCGGTCAAAACGCTGTCCGGAGGGGAAGCCTTCAAGGCATCGTTATCTCTTGCTCTGGGAATGAGCGATGTAGTTCAAAGCTATAGCGGAGGCATTCGCGTGGAGACCCTCTTTATTGACGAAGGCTTCGGCTCTCTGGATGCCCAGTCGCTGGAGCAGGCATGTCAGACCCTCATGTCGTTAGTGGAAAAAGACCGTTTAATAGGGATTATTTCCCATGTTCCCGAGCTGGCGGAAAAGATAGAAAAACAAATAGTGGTTACAAAAACAAATGTAGGCAGCAGTATAAAGGTTGTGGTATAA
- a CDS encoding exonuclease SbcCD subunit D: MRFLHTGDLHLGKTVNDFSMISDQRYILEQITDMVKKEAVQALVIAGDVYDRAIPPSEAVTLLDDFLTQLVKLGVSVLLISGNHDSPERVGFAEEILKEKGVYIAGVYKEGLKKVAFFDEYGEVTFVLMPFIKPAAVGARTNGEAVEKMLAAEEKKEEGRRVLVSHFFVTDCGREPELSDGETTIHVGGLDNVEASLFDGFDYVALGHIHKPQRIGEKQVYYAGAPLAYSFSEAGRTKTVNLVEIKGEGEVSVKQLPLKPLHEMRKIRGRMDELMAEEVAEAADRFDYIQAQLTNEEELIDPIGTLRNVYPNIMQIVLMKNEGRENPEYESRAVEKRKSIPELFAGFYQMVRNEEPDEERMEIILETAKETEGGQEI; this comes from the coding sequence ATGAGATTTCTGCATACGGGAGATTTGCACCTTGGAAAAACGGTCAATGATTTTTCCATGATATCGGATCAGAGATATATTCTTGAGCAGATTACAGATATGGTAAAGAAAGAGGCCGTTCAGGCTTTAGTGATTGCCGGAGACGTATATGACAGAGCAATTCCGCCATCCGAAGCAGTGACGCTGTTAGACGATTTTCTTACACAGCTGGTGAAGCTTGGCGTTTCGGTGCTCTTGATAAGCGGTAATCATGATTCTCCGGAACGTGTGGGCTTCGCGGAGGAAATACTGAAAGAAAAAGGGGTATATATAGCGGGAGTATATAAAGAAGGCTTAAAGAAGGTCGCTTTTTTTGATGAATACGGAGAAGTAACCTTTGTTTTGATGCCCTTTATAAAGCCTGCGGCAGTGGGTGCCAGAACAAACGGAGAAGCGGTGGAGAAGATGCTTGCGGCAGAGGAGAAAAAGGAGGAGGGCAGGAGAGTGCTGGTGAGCCATTTTTTCGTCACGGACTGCGGCAGGGAACCGGAGCTTTCCGATGGAGAGACGACGATACATGTGGGCGGGCTGGATAACGTGGAGGCTTCTCTTTTTGATGGTTTCGACTATGTGGCGCTGGGGCATATTCATAAGCCGCAGAGAATAGGCGAAAAGCAGGTTTATTATGCAGGGGCGCCGTTGGCCTATTCTTTTTCGGAGGCGGGGCGGACGAAGACAGTGAATCTGGTAGAGATAAAGGGAGAGGGAGAAGTTTCGGTAAAGCAGCTTCCCCTCAAGCCGCTGCATGAAATGCGTAAAATAAGAGGCAGAATGGACGAGCTGATGGCGGAAGAGGTGGCGGAAGCGGCGGATAGGTTCGACTATATCCAGGCACAGCTCACTAACGAGGAGGAATTGATCGACCCCATCGGTACTTTGCGGAACGTTTACCCGAACATTATGCAGATCGTGCTGATGAAAAATGAGGGCAGGGAGAATCCGGAATACGAAAGCAGGGCAGTGGAAAAGCGAAAGAGCATTCCTGAACTGTTTGCCGGATTTTATCAAATGGTACGAAACGAAGAGCCGGACGAAGAACGCATGGAGATTATTCTGGAAACGGCGAAGGAGACGGAAGGAGGGCAGGAAATATGA
- a CDS encoding PHP-associated domain-containing protein encodes MAKACKEAGYTGIIVTDHNWGGNTAVYRMKPWKEWVNEFVKGYEEAKGTGDKIGLDVFFGYEAGFRGTEFLIYGVDKDFMLTHPELRQASVEEQYRLVKQAGGMVIHAHPFREEFYIPKIRLYPDYVDGVEGINATHSNKQSISHYNPAFDRRAIAYAKENSLPMTAGSDIHMTSLLCGGVAFKRKLADIHDFIKAVSEGEDYLLTNGDEWFKKNGELYL; translated from the coding sequence ATGGCAAAAGCATGCAAAGAGGCGGGTTATACCGGAATCATTGTGACGGACCACAATTGGGGCGGGAATACGGCGGTATACCGGATGAAGCCATGGAAGGAATGGGTGAACGAATTTGTAAAGGGCTATGAGGAAGCGAAGGGCACGGGAGATAAGATAGGCCTGGATGTTTTCTTCGGATACGAAGCAGGATTCCGGGGAACGGAATTTCTGATTTATGGAGTGGATAAGGACTTTATGTTAACTCATCCGGAGCTGCGGCAGGCATCTGTGGAAGAGCAGTACCGGCTGGTAAAGCAGGCGGGCGGTATGGTGATACATGCGCATCCGTTTCGGGAAGAATTCTATATTCCCAAGATAAGATTGTATCCCGATTATGTAGATGGAGTGGAGGGAATCAACGCCACCCATTCCAATAAGCAGAGCATATCCCATTACAATCCGGCTTTTGACCGGAGGGCAATCGCCTATGCGAAAGAAAACAGTCTGCCCATGACCGCGGGATCCGATATCCATATGACATCGCTTCTGTGCGGCGGAGTTGCCTTTAAACGGAAGCTGGCCGATATTCACGACTTTATAAAGGCGGTATCGGAGGGAGAGGATTATTTGCTGACCAACGGAGACGAGTGGTTTAAGAAGAATGGGGAGTTATATTTATGA